The following coding sequences are from one Thermostaphylospora chromogena window:
- a CDS encoding acetyl-CoA C-acetyltransferase, with protein sequence MPEAVIVATARSPIGRAFKGSLKDIRPDDLAAQMVRAALDKVPQLDPEEIDDLMLGCGLPGGEQGFNMARVVAVLLGLDGVPGTTVNRYCASSLQTTRMAFHAIKAGEGDVFVSAGVETVSRFVKGNSDSLPDTQNPLFAEAQARTAKAAEGGAEVWHDPREDGALPDIYIAMGQTAENVAALKGISRKEQDEFGVRSQNLAEKALANGFWEQDITPVTLPSGEVVTKDDGPRLGTTYEKVAELKPAFRPDGTVTAGNCCPLNDGAAAVVIMSDTKAAELGITPLARIVSTGVSALSPEIMGLGPIEATRRALSRAGMSIDDVDLVEINEAFAAQVIPSYRELGIDIDRLNVNGGAIAVGHPFGMTGARITSTLVNSLRFHDKTIGLETMCVGGGQGMAMIIERLS encoded by the coding sequence ATGCCCGAGGCAGTAATCGTCGCCACCGCGCGTTCGCCGATCGGTCGCGCCTTCAAGGGGTCGCTCAAGGACATCCGTCCCGACGACCTGGCCGCTCAGATGGTCCGTGCCGCCCTGGACAAGGTCCCGCAGCTCGATCCGGAAGAGATCGACGATCTGATGCTCGGCTGCGGCCTGCCCGGTGGCGAGCAGGGGTTCAACATGGCACGCGTGGTCGCGGTCCTGCTCGGGCTGGACGGCGTGCCCGGTACGACCGTCAACCGCTACTGCGCCTCGTCCTTGCAGACCACTCGCATGGCCTTCCACGCGATCAAGGCCGGTGAGGGCGACGTCTTCGTGTCGGCGGGAGTGGAGACCGTCTCCCGGTTCGTCAAAGGCAACTCCGACTCCCTGCCCGACACGCAGAACCCGCTGTTCGCCGAGGCGCAGGCCCGTACCGCCAAGGCCGCGGAGGGCGGCGCGGAGGTCTGGCACGACCCGCGTGAGGACGGCGCGCTGCCCGACATCTACATCGCGATGGGCCAGACGGCCGAGAACGTCGCCGCGCTGAAGGGGATCTCCCGGAAGGAGCAGGACGAGTTCGGCGTCCGCTCGCAGAACCTCGCGGAGAAGGCGCTGGCCAACGGATTCTGGGAGCAGGACATCACGCCGGTGACGCTGCCGTCCGGCGAGGTCGTCACCAAGGACGACGGTCCACGGCTCGGCACCACCTACGAGAAGGTGGCCGAGCTCAAGCCGGCCTTCCGCCCCGACGGCACCGTCACGGCGGGCAACTGCTGTCCGCTGAACGACGGCGCGGCGGCCGTGGTCATCATGAGTGACACCAAGGCCGCGGAGCTGGGCATCACGCCGCTGGCGCGGATCGTCTCGACCGGCGTCAGCGCGCTGTCCCCCGAGATCATGGGCTTGGGCCCGATCGAGGCCACCCGGCGGGCGCTCTCCCGGGCGGGGATGTCCATCGACGACGTCGACCTGGTCGAGATCAACGAGGCGTTCGCCGCCCAGGTGATCCCGTCGTACCGGGAGCTGGGCATCGACATCGACCGGCTCAACGTCAACGGCGGCGCGATCGCCGTCGGTCACCCCTTCGGCATGACCGGCGCCCGGATCACCTCCACCCTCGTCAACAGCCTGCGCTTCCACGACAAGACCATCGGCCTGGAGACGATGTGCGTCGGCGGCGGCCAGGGCATGGCCATGATCATCGAGCGTCTCAGCTGA
- a CDS encoding cystathionine beta-synthase codes for MRIHDSLIELMGDTPLVRLRKVTTGVPAQVLAKVEYFNPGGSVKDRIAVRMIEAAEKSGELRPGGTIVEPTSGNTGVGLAIVAQQKGYRCLFVVPDKVAQDKISVLRAYGAEVVVCPTAVPPDHPDSYYSVSDRLAREIPGAWKPDQYSNPENPRSHYETTGPEIWEQTEGRVTHFVAGIGTGGTISGTGRYLKEVSGGRVKIIGADPEGSVYSGGSGRPYLVEGVGEDIWPATYDKTICDEIIAVSDKDSFGMTRRLAREEALLVGGSGGMAVVAALKVAETAGPDDMIVVLLPDGGRGYLSKIFNDEWMADYGFLTTAGEESLVRDVLNRKSSGIPQFVHTHPHETVATAISIMREYGVSQLPVMKEEPPVMAAEVVGSIVERDLLDALYRGRVRPEDPLAEHMSEPLPMVGAGEPVSGAIDALEKAGAIVVLDDGKPIGLLTRQDLIAFLAGNH; via the coding sequence GTGCGTATCCATGACTCGCTGATCGAACTGATGGGCGACACCCCTCTGGTTCGGTTGCGCAAGGTGACGACGGGCGTGCCCGCGCAGGTACTGGCCAAGGTCGAGTACTTCAACCCCGGCGGTTCGGTCAAAGACCGCATCGCAGTACGGATGATCGAGGCCGCGGAGAAATCCGGCGAGCTGCGTCCCGGCGGCACGATCGTGGAACCGACCTCCGGCAACACCGGCGTCGGACTGGCGATCGTCGCTCAGCAGAAGGGCTACCGGTGCCTGTTCGTCGTCCCGGACAAGGTCGCCCAGGACAAGATCTCCGTGCTGCGGGCCTACGGTGCGGAGGTCGTGGTCTGCCCGACCGCCGTCCCCCCGGACCACCCCGACTCGTACTACTCGGTCTCCGACCGCCTGGCCCGCGAGATCCCCGGCGCGTGGAAGCCCGACCAGTACTCCAACCCGGAGAACCCGCGCAGCCACTACGAGACCACCGGTCCGGAGATCTGGGAGCAGACCGAGGGAAGGGTGACCCACTTCGTCGCCGGCATAGGCACCGGCGGCACCATCAGCGGCACCGGACGCTACCTCAAAGAGGTCTCCGGCGGGCGCGTCAAGATCATCGGTGCCGATCCCGAGGGATCGGTCTACTCCGGCGGGTCCGGCCGGCCGTACCTGGTGGAGGGTGTGGGCGAGGACATCTGGCCCGCGACCTACGACAAGACGATCTGTGACGAGATCATCGCGGTGTCCGACAAGGACTCCTTCGGCATGACGCGACGGCTGGCCCGGGAGGAGGCCCTGCTGGTCGGCGGGTCGGGAGGGATGGCCGTGGTCGCGGCGCTCAAGGTGGCCGAGACCGCCGGACCGGACGACATGATCGTCGTGCTCCTCCCCGACGGGGGACGGGGCTACCTGTCGAAGATCTTCAACGACGAGTGGATGGCCGACTACGGCTTCCTCACCACCGCCGGCGAGGAGAGCCTGGTCCGCGACGTGCTCAACCGCAAATCCAGCGGGATACCGCAGTTCGTGCACACCCACCCGCACGAGACGGTGGCCACCGCCATCTCGATCATGCGCGAGTACGGCGTGTCGCAGCTTCCCGTGATGAAGGAGGAGCCGCCGGTCATGGCGGCCGAGGTGGTCGGTTCGATCGTGGAACGGGACCTCCTCGACGCGCTCTACCGCGGGCGGGTACGCCCGGAGGACCCGCTGGCCGAGCACATGTCCGAACCGCTGCCCATGGTCGGCGCGGGCGAGCCGGTCTCGGGGGCGATCGACGCTCTGGAGAAGGCCGGCGCCATCGTCGTCCTCGACGACGGCAAGCCCATCGGCCTCCTCACCCGTCAGGACCTCATCGCCTTCCTCGCCGGTAACCATTGA
- a CDS encoding PQQ-binding-like beta-propeller repeat protein, which translates to MSVIRPHAKAAVALVGTLSLTACAGSDAATEELPTWHNSQVNAVSRTTVAAGVAATASADPDGSLRTVTLDLDTGRKLWSAPATMAGRLPGMGVSAPAAVPTGTGKAVVAAVEPLDKKPQAKSRWKASLVARDARTGRRLWSRPVHSTFGPQRCGFYVCVSEHTALSSARVVVLDPLTGQRKWRIPGIAEVEWFDAERVVMLRLAADPALEAYELKSGKPLWQRPLSDALGEKVDLSGGWAFGATHRDLVGYVAPYTNPRTGEVSAFGLLSVRLSDGAVNWMRPSVVRVYPSGSPGYAPVVRPVDERGQYGGFARLDPETGRVLGQVGVADVPGSGWWLAFPPRMDRVGFLKHGKAGTVYDLTSGRQIRSGERVGWSFCVTDPKPLTLSGIVPGFYSVAALCEYDLTTGTRTTGRKAPPTWFTGGQEGWRVWRDEKGGLHAVKDGTSGVPGMYG; encoded by the coding sequence ATGTCCGTGATCCGGCCTCACGCGAAAGCGGCCGTGGCGCTCGTCGGCACGCTGTCCCTCACAGCATGCGCCGGCAGCGACGCCGCCACGGAGGAACTCCCCACCTGGCACAACTCCCAGGTGAACGCGGTCAGCCGCACGACCGTCGCCGCAGGGGTCGCGGCCACCGCATCCGCCGATCCCGACGGCTCCCTGCGGACCGTGACGCTCGATCTCGACACCGGAAGGAAACTGTGGTCGGCCCCCGCCACCATGGCGGGCCGACTGCCCGGCATGGGTGTCTCGGCTCCCGCCGCGGTCCCGACCGGCACGGGCAAGGCCGTGGTGGCCGCCGTCGAGCCGTTGGACAAGAAGCCGCAGGCGAAGAGCCGCTGGAAGGCCTCCCTCGTGGCCCGGGACGCCCGTACGGGCCGCCGCCTGTGGAGCAGGCCGGTGCATTCCACCTTCGGCCCGCAGCGCTGCGGGTTCTACGTGTGCGTTTCGGAGCACACCGCGCTGTCCTCCGCCAGGGTGGTCGTCCTGGACCCGCTCACCGGTCAGCGGAAGTGGCGGATCCCCGGAATCGCCGAGGTCGAGTGGTTCGACGCCGAGCGGGTCGTCATGCTGCGCCTGGCGGCCGATCCCGCGCTGGAGGCATACGAGCTGAAGTCCGGCAAGCCGTTGTGGCAACGCCCGCTCTCCGACGCCCTGGGCGAGAAGGTCGACCTCTCCGGCGGCTGGGCGTTCGGGGCCACCCACCGGGACCTGGTCGGCTATGTCGCCCCCTACACCAACCCGCGCACGGGCGAGGTGTCCGCGTTCGGCCTGCTCTCGGTCCGCCTCTCCGACGGCGCGGTGAACTGGATGCGCCCGTCGGTGGTCCGCGTCTACCCCAGCGGCAGTCCGGGGTACGCGCCGGTGGTCCGTCCGGTCGACGAACGGGGGCAGTACGGCGGATTCGCCCGGCTCGACCCGGAGACCGGTCGGGTACTCGGCCAGGTCGGCGTCGCCGACGTGCCGGGCTCCGGCTGGTGGCTGGCCTTCCCCCCACGCATGGACCGCGTGGGCTTCCTCAAGCACGGCAAGGCGGGCACCGTCTACGACCTGACCTCGGGACGGCAGATCCGGTCGGGCGAGCGGGTCGGCTGGTCGTTCTGTGTGACCGACCCCAAGCCGCTCACCCTGTCCGGCATCGTTCCGGGTTTCTACTCCGTGGCCGCCCTGTGCGAATACGACCTGACCACCGGCACCCGCACCACCGGCCGGAAGGCGCCGCCCACGTGGTTCACCGGCGGACAGGAGGGCTGGCGCGTGTGGCGGGACGAGAAGGGCGGGCTGCACGCCGTGAAGGACGGCACCAGCGGCGTTCCCGGCATGTACGGCTGA
- a CDS encoding DUF4287 domain-containing protein, translating into MSLNHSSELQTKLLARVPTVTGRDLPEWFKTLDNGPAFLRCEERANWLAEEHGLSHGYAAAIVREHERRRRHRM; encoded by the coding sequence ATGTCGCTGAACCACTCGTCGGAGCTGCAGACGAAACTTCTGGCCAGGGTCCCCACGGTGACCGGGCGAGATCTCCCAGAGTGGTTCAAGACTCTAGACAACGGTCCGGCCTTCCTACGCTGTGAGGAGCGCGCCAACTGGCTCGCGGAGGAGCACGGACTGTCCCACGGCTACGCCGCGGCCATCGTACGAGAGCACGAGCGGCGACGCCGTCACCGTATGTAG
- a CDS encoding vWA domain-containing protein: MSGGYRYGEYHDGPDPLAPPYDVRAALDEMGDSILAGATPLNALRDLLRRGLPDAPDRRGLDELLREVRRRRRELRESGRLDGTLERARALLDKAIGQERAELFPDPSDEARLREAELDALPSDTASAIRELSDYQWRSAAARQTFEELRDLLRREVLDSQFRGMRDALADPDPRAMERVRRMMSDLNDMLDRDARGEHTQEDFDRFMSEYGDMFPERPRNLDELVDMLARRAAATQRMLASLTPQQREELAGLIAQTLEQAGLAEEMRRLGEALHARRPDLAWDTPERMSGENPMGMGDAVTVLEELSDLSRLETALRQDYPGASLDDVDEAAIRRALGRSAVDDLEALRRIERELERQGYLRRQRGKLELTPKAVRRLGETALRRVFSSLDAGRRGDHDQHDAGAAGEPTGTSRPWRFGDEQPIDVVRTVVNAVRRGERDGARIRLSVDDFEVTETERRTAAAVCLLVDLSYSMALRGTWAVAKQTALALQALVSTKFPQDAVQIIGFSNYARVLQPDELAGLDWDMVQGTNLHHALLIAGRHLDRHPDFEPVVLVITDGEPTAHLLRNGRAVFEWPPSPETLELTLAEVDKMTRRRATINVFMLAADERLKEFVDEVARRNGGRVFSPSPERLGEYVVSDFLRTRRSRR; the protein is encoded by the coding sequence ATGAGCGGCGGCTACCGGTACGGCGAGTATCACGACGGGCCCGACCCGCTGGCCCCGCCGTACGATGTGCGCGCGGCGCTGGACGAGATGGGCGACTCCATCCTGGCCGGGGCCACACCGCTGAACGCGCTGCGCGACCTGCTGCGCCGCGGCCTGCCGGACGCCCCCGACCGGCGCGGCCTCGACGAGCTGCTGCGCGAGGTTCGGCGCCGCCGCCGTGAGCTGCGGGAGAGCGGCCGCCTGGACGGCACGCTGGAACGCGCCCGCGCCCTGCTGGACAAGGCGATCGGCCAGGAGCGGGCCGAGCTGTTCCCCGACCCCTCCGACGAGGCGCGGCTCCGAGAGGCCGAGCTGGACGCGCTGCCCTCGGACACCGCGAGCGCGATCAGGGAGCTGAGCGACTACCAGTGGCGTTCGGCCGCCGCCCGGCAGACCTTCGAGGAGCTGCGCGACCTGCTGCGCCGGGAGGTGCTCGACAGCCAGTTCCGCGGCATGCGGGACGCGCTGGCCGACCCCGACCCCCGGGCGATGGAGCGGGTCAGGCGGATGATGTCCGACCTGAACGACATGCTGGATCGGGACGCGCGGGGCGAGCACACCCAGGAGGACTTCGACCGGTTCATGAGCGAGTACGGGGACATGTTCCCCGAGCGTCCCCGCAACCTCGACGAGCTGGTGGACATGCTCGCCCGCCGCGCCGCCGCCACGCAGCGGATGCTCGCCTCCCTCACCCCCCAGCAACGTGAGGAGCTGGCCGGGCTCATCGCTCAGACGCTGGAGCAGGCCGGGCTCGCCGAGGAGATGCGCCGCCTGGGCGAGGCCCTGCACGCCCGCCGCCCCGACCTGGCCTGGGACACGCCGGAACGGATGAGCGGCGAGAACCCCATGGGCATGGGCGACGCCGTCACCGTCCTGGAGGAGCTGTCCGACCTGTCCCGGCTGGAGACCGCGCTGCGCCAGGACTACCCCGGGGCGAGCCTGGACGACGTGGACGAGGCGGCGATCCGCCGTGCCCTCGGCCGCTCCGCCGTGGACGACCTGGAGGCGCTGCGACGCATCGAGCGCGAGCTGGAACGCCAGGGCTATCTGCGCCGGCAGCGGGGCAAGCTGGAGCTGACCCCCAAGGCGGTCCGCCGGCTCGGTGAGACCGCGCTGCGCCGGGTGTTCTCCTCCCTCGACGCCGGGCGGCGCGGCGACCACGACCAGCACGACGCCGGCGCGGCCGGCGAGCCGACCGGCACGTCCCGTCCCTGGCGCTTCGGCGACGAGCAGCCCATCGACGTGGTACGGACGGTGGTGAACGCCGTGCGCCGCGGCGAGCGCGACGGTGCGAGGATCCGGCTGTCGGTGGACGACTTCGAGGTGACCGAGACCGAGCGGCGTACCGCGGCCGCCGTCTGCCTGCTGGTCGACCTGTCGTACTCGATGGCGCTGCGCGGCACCTGGGCCGTTGCCAAGCAGACCGCGCTGGCGCTGCAGGCGCTGGTGTCCACCAAGTTCCCGCAGGACGCCGTACAGATCATCGGTTTCTCCAACTACGCCAGGGTGCTGCAGCCGGACGAGCTGGCCGGGCTCGACTGGGACATGGTCCAGGGCACCAACCTGCACCACGCGCTGCTCATCGCCGGACGCCATCTCGACCGCCACCCCGACTTCGAACCGGTGGTCCTGGTGATCACCGACGGTGAGCCCACCGCCCACCTGCTGCGCAACGGCAGGGCGGTCTTCGAATGGCCCCCCTCGCCCGAGACGCTGGAGCTGACCCTCGCCGAGGTGGACAAGATGACCCGGCGGCGGGCCACGATCAACGTGTTCATGCTCGCCGCCGATGAACGGCTCAAGGAGTTCGTCGACGAGGTCGCCCGCCGCAACGGGGGCCGCGTCTTCTCCCCCAGCCCCGAGCGCCTGGGCGAATACGTGGTGAGCGATTTCCTGCGCACCCGCCGCTCGCGTCGGTGA
- a CDS encoding sensor histidine kinase, producing the protein MGDVNWIIHLIRRLSEIALAGTLFLVLLMDVGVTVATIQRTTFVGTELFSALCGIVGLIVVIIRRTRLHPGMEVLLGISLAISIVSILVGTRVMPSFAEGGALMVLTISALRRTVPIGRAVALAVASLIALIMAGLVRMPESFGMVISFIFMTGWMTAAGIGGYLRFQQERRTQAMQAVRRAERLELARELHDLVAHHITGIVVQAQAARAVAEQKPEAVTPALDAIATAGTDALTSMRRLVSVLRASDASRTPGVTLADLRTLVERFSADGPRVAFEIGQGVDDDTLPPEVMTTLHRVLLECLTNIRRHAPATDWVEVDLRRIDGKVWLRVRNRRSHSDSRVSRLGGGFGLVGMAERVEALGGRLWAGPTPDGCWEVRAVF; encoded by the coding sequence GTGGGGGACGTGAACTGGATCATCCACCTGATCCGCAGGCTCAGCGAGATCGCGCTGGCCGGAACGCTGTTCCTGGTGCTCCTGATGGACGTCGGGGTCACCGTGGCGACCATTCAGAGGACGACGTTCGTCGGCACCGAACTGTTCTCCGCACTGTGCGGGATCGTCGGCCTGATCGTGGTGATCATCCGGCGCACCCGCCTCCACCCCGGCATGGAGGTGCTCCTCGGCATATCGTTGGCGATCTCGATCGTCTCCATCCTGGTCGGCACGCGCGTCATGCCCAGCTTCGCCGAGGGCGGAGCCCTCATGGTGCTCACCATCTCCGCCCTGCGCCGGACGGTGCCCATCGGCCGCGCCGTCGCGCTCGCGGTCGCGTCCCTGATCGCCTTGATCATGGCGGGACTGGTGCGCATGCCGGAGTCCTTCGGCATGGTGATCTCCTTCATATTCATGACGGGCTGGATGACCGCGGCGGGCATCGGCGGCTACCTCCGCTTCCAGCAGGAACGCCGCACGCAGGCCATGCAGGCCGTACGGCGGGCCGAACGCCTGGAGCTGGCCAGGGAGCTGCACGACCTGGTCGCCCACCACATCACCGGCATCGTCGTGCAGGCTCAGGCGGCGCGGGCGGTCGCGGAGCAGAAACCCGAGGCGGTGACGCCCGCGCTGGACGCCATCGCCACCGCGGGGACCGACGCGCTCACCTCGATGCGCCGCCTGGTCAGCGTGCTGCGGGCCTCGGACGCCTCGCGCACGCCCGGCGTCACGCTCGCCGACCTGCGGACGCTCGTCGAGCGCTTCTCCGCCGACGGGCCTCGCGTCGCGTTCGAGATCGGGCAGGGCGTGGACGACGACACCCTGCCGCCCGAGGTGATGACCACCCTCCACCGCGTCTTGCTGGAGTGCCTGACGAACATCCGCAGACACGCCCCCGCCACCGACTGGGTGGAGGTCGACCTGCGCAGGATCGACGGCAAGGTGTGGCTACGCGTGCGCAACCGGCGGTCGCACTCCGACAGCCGCGTCTCCCGGCTGGGCGGCGGCTTCGGCCTGGTCGGCATGGCCGAACGCGTGGAGGCTCTCGGCGGCCGTCTCTGGGCCGGCCCCACCCCCGACGGGTGCTGGGAGGTCCGCGCCGTCTTCTGA
- a CDS encoding PPOX class F420-dependent oxidoreductase, whose translation MDLDRARAFIRTNHRAVLLTRHADGRPQMSPVTVGLARDGRHAVISTRETAVKTRNVRRDPNVALCVFTDAFFGEWVQIDGTAEVISLPDAMEPLVDYYRDISGEHPDWDDYRAAMVRERRVIMRIDLTRAGPDFHG comes from the coding sequence ATGGATCTCGACAGGGCACGTGCGTTCATCCGGACCAACCATCGGGCGGTGCTCCTCACCAGGCACGCCGACGGCCGTCCGCAGATGTCCCCGGTCACCGTAGGGCTGGCTCGGGACGGTCGGCATGCCGTCATCAGCACCCGCGAGACGGCGGTGAAGACCCGTAACGTCCGGCGCGACCCCAACGTGGCGCTGTGCGTCTTCACCGACGCGTTCTTCGGGGAGTGGGTGCAGATCGACGGCACCGCCGAGGTCATCTCGCTCCCCGACGCGATGGAGCCGCTGGTGGACTACTACCGGGACATCTCCGGTGAGCACCCCGACTGGGACGACTACCGTGCCGCGATGGTCCGCGAGCGCAGGGTTATCATGAGGATCGACCTGACCCGCGCGGGCCCCGATTTCCACGGCTGA
- a CDS encoding cystathionine gamma-synthase gives MDKGFETLAIHAGQEADRETGAVVPPIYATSTYKQDGVGGLRSGYEYSRSANPTRTALEECLAALEGGVRGLAFASGLAAEDTLLRTVCRPGDHVLIPADAYGGTYRLFAKVLANWGVAYDPVPLGDAAAVRAAVRPETKVIWVETPTNPLLGIADITALAEVARDAGALLVVDNTFASPYLQQPLALGADVVVHSTTKYIGGHSDVVGGALIVSDPELGERLAYHQNAMGAVAGPFDAWLTLRGAKTLAVRMERHCDNAERVVELLSAHPRVTRVLYPGLPDHPGHETAAKQMRRFGGMVAFQVAGGEEEAVAVCGRTEIFTLAESLGGVESLIEHPGRMTHASAAGSPLEVPSDLVRLSVGIESIDDLLADLSRALG, from the coding sequence ATGGACAAAGGATTCGAGACGCTCGCCATCCACGCTGGTCAGGAAGCCGACCGGGAGACCGGCGCGGTGGTGCCCCCGATCTACGCCACCTCCACCTACAAGCAGGACGGCGTGGGCGGGCTGCGTTCGGGATACGAATACAGCAGATCGGCGAACCCGACCAGGACCGCCCTGGAGGAGTGCCTGGCGGCGCTCGAGGGCGGCGTGCGCGGTCTGGCGTTCGCCTCCGGGCTCGCGGCGGAGGACACGCTGCTGCGCACGGTGTGCCGCCCCGGTGACCACGTGCTGATCCCCGCCGACGCCTACGGCGGCACCTACCGGCTGTTCGCGAAGGTCCTGGCGAACTGGGGCGTGGCCTACGACCCGGTGCCGCTGGGCGATGCGGCGGCGGTGCGGGCCGCGGTGCGCCCGGAGACGAAGGTGATCTGGGTGGAGACGCCCACCAACCCGCTGCTCGGCATCGCCGACATCACGGCCCTGGCGGAGGTGGCGCGCGACGCGGGCGCGCTGCTGGTGGTGGACAACACGTTCGCCTCGCCGTACCTGCAGCAGCCGTTGGCCCTGGGCGCGGACGTCGTGGTGCATTCCACCACCAAGTACATCGGAGGCCACTCCGACGTGGTGGGCGGCGCGCTGATCGTCTCCGACCCCGAACTGGGGGAGAGGCTCGCCTACCACCAGAACGCGATGGGCGCGGTCGCCGGGCCGTTCGACGCCTGGCTGACCCTGCGCGGCGCGAAGACCCTCGCGGTACGGATGGAGCGCCACTGCGACAACGCGGAGCGGGTGGTCGAGCTGCTCTCGGCGCATCCCCGCGTCACGCGGGTCCTCTACCCCGGCCTGCCCGACCATCCGGGGCACGAGACGGCGGCCAAGCAGATGCGGCGGTTCGGCGGCATGGTCGCCTTCCAGGTGGCGGGCGGCGAGGAGGAGGCGGTGGCCGTCTGCGGCCGCACCGAGATCTTCACCCTCGCGGAGTCGCTGGGCGGCGTGGAATCGCTCATCGAGCACCCCGGGCGCATGACGCACGCCTCGGCGGCGGGCTCGCCGCTGGAGGTCCCCTCCGACCTGGTGCGTCTGTCGGTCGGCATCGAGTCGATCGACGACCTGCTCGCCGACCTCAGCCGGGCGCTGGGATGA
- a CDS encoding Bax inhibitor-1/YccA family protein translates to MESRNPVFSRSFRQQAWNGPTPTAEQLQSMYDRPAYTPPAYRTMTIDDVVVRGFMTLGTLAVAGAAAWVLNVPMGVGVLAALVGVVLALIASFKQSTNPALILSYALFYGVFVGTLSREMEGVFHGVVMQAVLGTAFAFGAVLAVHSLKIIRVTPKLTRYVMAAAIAALGLMLVNLIVGFFVDGGLGIRTDSPLGWIFSIAMILLGCFFLLLDFDMIEQAVQAGAPEKFAWQAAFGLTLSLVWIYLEVLRFVSYFTNE, encoded by the coding sequence ATGGAGAGTAGGAACCCCGTATTCAGCCGGTCCTTCAGGCAGCAAGCCTGGAACGGGCCGACCCCGACCGCGGAACAGCTGCAGAGCATGTACGACCGTCCGGCGTACACGCCGCCGGCGTACCGGACCATGACGATCGACGACGTCGTCGTCCGCGGTTTCATGACCCTGGGCACCCTGGCGGTGGCCGGTGCGGCGGCGTGGGTGCTGAACGTCCCGATGGGCGTGGGCGTCCTCGCCGCGCTCGTGGGTGTGGTGCTCGCTCTGATCGCCTCGTTCAAGCAGAGCACCAACCCTGCTCTGATCTTGAGCTACGCGCTCTTCTACGGGGTCTTCGTCGGCACGCTCAGCCGCGAGATGGAGGGCGTCTTCCACGGCGTCGTGATGCAAGCGGTGCTGGGAACGGCCTTCGCTTTCGGCGCGGTGCTCGCCGTGCACTCCCTGAAGATCATCCGGGTGACTCCGAAGCTGACCCGCTACGTGATGGCCGCAGCCATCGCCGCGCTCGGCCTGATGCTGGTCAACCTCATCGTCGGCTTCTTCGTCGACGGCGGCCTCGGCATCCGCACCGACTCGCCGCTCGGCTGGATCTTCAGCATCGCGATGATCCTGCTCGGCTGCTTCTTCCTTCTGCTTGACTTCGACATGATCGAGCAGGCCGTGCAGGCCGGTGCCCCCGAGAAGTTCGCCTGGCAGGCGGCGTTCGGGCTCACCCTGAGCCTGGTCTGGATCTACCTGGAGGTGCTGCGCTTCGTCAGCTACTTCACCAACGAGTAG